The Pseudodesulfovibrio sp. S3 genome window below encodes:
- a CDS encoding HAMP domain-containing sensor histidine kinase produces the protein MDRYWKEIMLYVGVLGTGYLLFAQTDAFEWYYAFSRAHESFELDELALIVPVILLCLVVFAVLRLRDLRRKTCDLNRVHDELIQANSSLEELAKSKEEFMDVACHELKSPLSGIVGALQLMDLSETEAERRESAELAMNAARNLSVLIDDVREFNRISRDRSVTMKAFSLPGFAEFVRHVAQTQTDAKQLELQVVVENDIPEHILGSESALRLIVLNLVGNAVKFTQHGGISVHFSFQKAERTELTVTVTDTGIGIPKADHERIFEAYTKVDNASGARGGLGLGLAIVKRLVDQLGGEITVSSEEGQGSLFRVSVPMSPA, from the coding sequence ATGGACAGGTACTGGAAAGAGATCATGTTGTACGTTGGCGTGTTGGGCACAGGCTACCTGTTGTTTGCCCAAACCGATGCGTTTGAATGGTATTACGCGTTCAGCCGGGCGCACGAGTCTTTCGAGCTGGATGAGCTGGCCCTGATTGTTCCCGTCATTCTGCTTTGTCTTGTTGTTTTCGCTGTCCTGCGTCTGCGCGATCTCAGAAGGAAAACCTGTGACCTGAATCGTGTGCATGACGAACTCATACAGGCCAACAGCAGCCTTGAGGAATTGGCAAAATCCAAGGAGGAGTTCATGGATGTGGCATGCCATGAGCTGAAGAGTCCGCTCAGCGGAATCGTGGGAGCCCTTCAGCTGATGGATTTGTCCGAGACTGAGGCGGAGCGGCGGGAAAGTGCCGAGCTGGCCATGAATGCCGCCAGGAATCTGTCGGTTCTCATCGACGATGTCCGCGAGTTCAACCGGATAAGCCGTGATCGGTCGGTGACGATGAAGGCCTTCAGTCTGCCCGGCTTTGCGGAGTTTGTTCGCCATGTGGCGCAGACCCAGACGGACGCCAAGCAGTTGGAACTGCAGGTTGTCGTTGAAAACGACATCCCGGAACATATTCTCGGCTCCGAATCCGCCCTGCGTCTGATCGTCCTGAACCTCGTGGGCAATGCGGTCAAGTTCACCCAACACGGCGGGATATCGGTCCATTTTTCCTTTCAGAAAGCCGAGAGAACGGAGTTGACCGTTACGGTGACGGACACCGGCATCGGCATCCCCAAGGCGGATCACGAGCGCATTTTCGAGGCCTATACCAAGGTCGACAATGCGTCAGGGGCACGGGGAGGTCTGGGACTCGGCCTGGCCATCGTCAAACGGCTTGTGGACCAATTGGGCGGCGAAATCACGGTTTCCAGTGAAGAAGGGCAAGGGTCGCTGTTCAGGGTCAGCGTTCCCATGAGCCCGGCTTGA
- a CDS encoding glycosyltransferase yields MKYHHFIITRFNVNIYDIDFPNRLLDTWLSLRFELFQKYCFPTVKAQVNQDFTWLVLFDEQTPARYKALIDVYARYPNFTPVFCGAFNTIMDTVRGKMRELAPKAEWFLTTRLDNDDGLSIGFVQCLHGVVETLNEQDIKPADTLYINFPNGLQFHEGDFYDFKDETNAFVSLLERPDSPHTVFWVDHPSIHDVAPVIQAETGPLWLQVVHDMNVYNYVRGKKVDPSGVYRFFPCEFKGA; encoded by the coding sequence GTGAAGTACCATCATTTTATCATCACCCGGTTCAACGTGAACATATATGACATCGATTTTCCCAATCGGTTGTTGGACACTTGGTTGTCGCTGCGTTTCGAGCTGTTCCAAAAGTACTGTTTTCCCACGGTCAAGGCCCAGGTGAATCAGGATTTCACCTGGCTGGTTCTCTTTGATGAGCAGACACCGGCCCGGTACAAGGCCCTGATCGACGTGTACGCCAGGTATCCCAATTTTACGCCGGTATTCTGCGGCGCGTTCAACACGATCATGGACACGGTGCGGGGAAAGATGCGGGAACTCGCTCCAAAGGCCGAATGGTTTCTGACCACCCGCCTGGACAACGACGACGGTCTGTCCATCGGTTTCGTGCAGTGTCTGCACGGGGTCGTGGAGACTCTCAACGAGCAGGACATCAAGCCCGCGGACACGCTGTACATTAACTTTCCCAACGGGCTGCAGTTCCATGAAGGGGACTTCTACGACTTCAAAGACGAGACCAATGCCTTTGTTTCCCTGCTTGAGCGGCCGGATTCTCCGCACACGGTTTTCTGGGTGGATCATCCTTCCATACATGACGTGGCCCCGGTCATCCAGGCTGAGACCGGTCCCTTGTGGCTGCAGGTGGTGCACGACATGAACGTATACAACTATGTTCGAGGAAAAAAGGTCGATCCCTCGGGCGTTTACAGGTTCTTTCCTTGCGAGTTCAAAGGAGCATAG